One region of Brachyhypopomus gauderio isolate BG-103 chromosome 9, BGAUD_0.2, whole genome shotgun sequence genomic DNA includes:
- the tfap2b gene encoding transcription factor AP-2-beta isoform X2, giving the protein MLWKLVENVKYEDIYEDRHDGVPGHSSRLSQLGSVSQGPYTSAPPLSHTPSSDFQPPYFPPPYQPLPYHQSQDPYSHVNDPYSLNALHQPQQHPWGSRQRQEVGGEGGSLLQQPRASLPQLSGLDPRRDYSSVRRPDVLLHSAPHALEAGMGDSLSLHGLAHGMEDTQAIDDASNSGINILDQSVIKKVSLSCIVPLAHKSVTSLMMSKDGLIGGVTVNVNEVFCSVPGRLSLLSSTSKYKVTVGEVQRRLSPPECLNASLLGGVLRRAKSKNGGRSLREKLEKIGLNLPAGRRKAANVTLLTSLVEGEAVHLARDFGYICETEFPTKAVSEYLNRQHTDPNEIHARKNMLLATKQLCKEFTDLLAQDRTPLGNSRPTPLLEPGIQSCLSHFSFITHGFGSPAICAALTALQNYLTEALKGLDKMFLNNQTSSRHTPADGPGSKGGDKEEKHRK; this is encoded by the exons ATGCTGTGGAAGCTGGTGGAAAATGTCAAGTATGAAGACATTTACGAG GACCGCCATGACGGGGTACCGGGCCACAGCTCGAGACTGTCCCAGCTGGGTTCGGTGTCGCAGGGCCCGTACACCAGCGCCCCGCCGCTCTCACACACGCCTTCCTCGGATTTCCAGCCACCCTACTTCCCTCCGCCGTACCAGCCGCTCCCGTACCACCAGAGCCAGGACCCGTACTCCCACGTGAACGACCCGTACTCGCTGAACGCGCTGCACCAGCCGCAGCAGCACCCGTGGGGCTCGCGCCAGCGCCAGGAGGTCGGGGGGGAAGGCGGCTCTTTGCTGCAGCAGCCGCGAGCGTCGTTGCCTCAGCTTTCGGGGCTGGACCCGCGGCGGGACTACTCGTCCGTACGCCGACCGGATGTGTTACTGCACTCCGCGCCTCACGCGCTCGAGGCGGGGATGGGGGACAGTCTGTCGCTGCACGGTCTCGCGCACGGAATGGAGGACACGCAG GCTATAGACGACGCCAGCAACAGCGGTATCAACATCCTGGATCAATCAGTTATTAAAAAAG TTTCCCTCTCCTGCATAGTCCCCCTCGCGCACAAGAGCGTGACTTCACTAATGATGAGCAAGGACGGCCTAATCGGTGGCGTCACTGTCAACGTCAACGAGGTCTTCTGCTCGGTACCGGGTCGCCTCTCACTCCTCAGCTCCACCTCCAAATACAAAGTGACGGTTGGAGAAGTCCAGCGACGTCTCTCTCCGCCCGAGTGCCTCAACGCCTCCCTACTCGGCGGGGTGCTCCGCAG AGCGAAGTCAAAGAACGGAGGCAGGTCTCTGAGAGAAAAGCTGGAGAAGATCGGGCTGAATCTGCCCGCAGGCAGACGCAAGGCAGCCAACGTCACTctgctgacgtcactggtggaAG GGGAGGCTGTTCATTTAGCCAGGGATTTTGGCTACATCTGTGAAACTGAATTTCCGACCAAGGCTGTATCCGAGTACCTCAACAGACAGCACACAGATCCCAACGAGATACACGCGCGGAAAAATATGCTCCTGGCTACAAA gCAGTTGTGTAAGGAGTTCACAGACCTGCTGGCACAGGACCGCACCCCGCTGGGGAACTCCCGGCCGACGCCCCTCCTGGAGCCCGGTATCCAGAGCTGCCTGTCCCACTTCAGCTTCATCACGCACGGCTTCGGCTCGCCGGCCATCTGCGCCGCGCTCACCGCCCTGCAGAACTACCTGACCGAGGCCCTGAAGGGCCTGGACAAGATGTTCCTCAACAACCAGACCTCCAGCCGGCACACCCCGGCCGACGGGCCCGGCTCCAAGGGCGGCGATAAGGAGGAGAAGCACCGGAAATGA
- the tfap2b gene encoding transcription factor AP-2-beta isoform X4: protein MLVHTYSATDRHDGVPGHSSRLSQLGSVSQGPYTSAPPLSHTPSSDFQPPYFPPPYQPLPYHQSQDPYSHVNDPYSLNALHQPQQHPWGSRQRQEVGGEGGSLLQQPRASLPQLSGLDPRRDYSSVRRPDVLLHSAPHALEAGMGDSLSLHGLAHGMEDTQAIDDASNSGINILDQSVIKKGKLVSLSCIVPLAHKSVTSLMMSKDGLIGGVTVNVNEVFCSVPGRLSLLSSTSKYKVTVGEVQRRLSPPECLNASLLGGVLRRAKSKNGGRSLREKLEKIGLNLPAGRRKAANVTLLTSLVEGEAVHLARDFGYICETEFPTKAVSEYLNRQHTDPNEIHARKNMLLATKQLCKEFTDLLAQDRTPLGNSRPTPLLEPGIQSCLSHFSFITHGFGSPAICAALTALQNYLTEALKGLDKMFLNNQTSSRHTPADGPGSKGGDKEEKHRK from the exons ATGTTAGTACACACTTACTCAGCGACG GACCGCCATGACGGGGTACCGGGCCACAGCTCGAGACTGTCCCAGCTGGGTTCGGTGTCGCAGGGCCCGTACACCAGCGCCCCGCCGCTCTCACACACGCCTTCCTCGGATTTCCAGCCACCCTACTTCCCTCCGCCGTACCAGCCGCTCCCGTACCACCAGAGCCAGGACCCGTACTCCCACGTGAACGACCCGTACTCGCTGAACGCGCTGCACCAGCCGCAGCAGCACCCGTGGGGCTCGCGCCAGCGCCAGGAGGTCGGGGGGGAAGGCGGCTCTTTGCTGCAGCAGCCGCGAGCGTCGTTGCCTCAGCTTTCGGGGCTGGACCCGCGGCGGGACTACTCGTCCGTACGCCGACCGGATGTGTTACTGCACTCCGCGCCTCACGCGCTCGAGGCGGGGATGGGGGACAGTCTGTCGCTGCACGGTCTCGCGCACGGAATGGAGGACACGCAG GCTATAGACGACGCCAGCAACAGCGGTATCAACATCCTGGATCAATCAGTTATTAAAAAAGGTAAACTAG TTTCCCTCTCCTGCATAGTCCCCCTCGCGCACAAGAGCGTGACTTCACTAATGATGAGCAAGGACGGCCTAATCGGTGGCGTCACTGTCAACGTCAACGAGGTCTTCTGCTCGGTACCGGGTCGCCTCTCACTCCTCAGCTCCACCTCCAAATACAAAGTGACGGTTGGAGAAGTCCAGCGACGTCTCTCTCCGCCCGAGTGCCTCAACGCCTCCCTACTCGGCGGGGTGCTCCGCAG AGCGAAGTCAAAGAACGGAGGCAGGTCTCTGAGAGAAAAGCTGGAGAAGATCGGGCTGAATCTGCCCGCAGGCAGACGCAAGGCAGCCAACGTCACTctgctgacgtcactggtggaAG GGGAGGCTGTTCATTTAGCCAGGGATTTTGGCTACATCTGTGAAACTGAATTTCCGACCAAGGCTGTATCCGAGTACCTCAACAGACAGCACACAGATCCCAACGAGATACACGCGCGGAAAAATATGCTCCTGGCTACAAA gCAGTTGTGTAAGGAGTTCACAGACCTGCTGGCACAGGACCGCACCCCGCTGGGGAACTCCCGGCCGACGCCCCTCCTGGAGCCCGGTATCCAGAGCTGCCTGTCCCACTTCAGCTTCATCACGCACGGCTTCGGCTCGCCGGCCATCTGCGCCGCGCTCACCGCCCTGCAGAACTACCTGACCGAGGCCCTGAAGGGCCTGGACAAGATGTTCCTCAACAACCAGACCTCCAGCCGGCACACCCCGGCCGACGGGCCCGGCTCCAAGGGCGGCGATAAGGAGGAGAAGCACCGGAAATGA
- the tfap2b gene encoding transcription factor AP-2-beta isoform X3, with protein MLWKLVENVKYEDIYEDRHDGVPGHSSRLSQLGSVSQGPYTSAPPLSHTPSSDFQPPYFPPPYQPLPYHQSQDPYSHVNDPYSLNALHQPQQHPWGSRQRQEVGGEGGSLLQQPRASLPQLSGLDPRRDYSSVRRPDVLLHSAPHALEAGMGDSLSLHGLAHGMEDTQAIDDASNSGINILDQSVIKKGKLVPLAHKSVTSLMMSKDGLIGGVTVNVNEVFCSVPGRLSLLSSTSKYKVTVGEVQRRLSPPECLNASLLGGVLRRAKSKNGGRSLREKLEKIGLNLPAGRRKAANVTLLTSLVEGEAVHLARDFGYICETEFPTKAVSEYLNRQHTDPNEIHARKNMLLATKQLCKEFTDLLAQDRTPLGNSRPTPLLEPGIQSCLSHFSFITHGFGSPAICAALTALQNYLTEALKGLDKMFLNNQTSSRHTPADGPGSKGGDKEEKHRK; from the exons ATGCTGTGGAAGCTGGTGGAAAATGTCAAGTATGAAGACATTTACGAG GACCGCCATGACGGGGTACCGGGCCACAGCTCGAGACTGTCCCAGCTGGGTTCGGTGTCGCAGGGCCCGTACACCAGCGCCCCGCCGCTCTCACACACGCCTTCCTCGGATTTCCAGCCACCCTACTTCCCTCCGCCGTACCAGCCGCTCCCGTACCACCAGAGCCAGGACCCGTACTCCCACGTGAACGACCCGTACTCGCTGAACGCGCTGCACCAGCCGCAGCAGCACCCGTGGGGCTCGCGCCAGCGCCAGGAGGTCGGGGGGGAAGGCGGCTCTTTGCTGCAGCAGCCGCGAGCGTCGTTGCCTCAGCTTTCGGGGCTGGACCCGCGGCGGGACTACTCGTCCGTACGCCGACCGGATGTGTTACTGCACTCCGCGCCTCACGCGCTCGAGGCGGGGATGGGGGACAGTCTGTCGCTGCACGGTCTCGCGCACGGAATGGAGGACACGCAG GCTATAGACGACGCCAGCAACAGCGGTATCAACATCCTGGATCAATCAGTTATTAAAAAAGGTAAACTAG TCCCCCTCGCGCACAAGAGCGTGACTTCACTAATGATGAGCAAGGACGGCCTAATCGGTGGCGTCACTGTCAACGTCAACGAGGTCTTCTGCTCGGTACCGGGTCGCCTCTCACTCCTCAGCTCCACCTCCAAATACAAAGTGACGGTTGGAGAAGTCCAGCGACGTCTCTCTCCGCCCGAGTGCCTCAACGCCTCCCTACTCGGCGGGGTGCTCCGCAG AGCGAAGTCAAAGAACGGAGGCAGGTCTCTGAGAGAAAAGCTGGAGAAGATCGGGCTGAATCTGCCCGCAGGCAGACGCAAGGCAGCCAACGTCACTctgctgacgtcactggtggaAG GGGAGGCTGTTCATTTAGCCAGGGATTTTGGCTACATCTGTGAAACTGAATTTCCGACCAAGGCTGTATCCGAGTACCTCAACAGACAGCACACAGATCCCAACGAGATACACGCGCGGAAAAATATGCTCCTGGCTACAAA gCAGTTGTGTAAGGAGTTCACAGACCTGCTGGCACAGGACCGCACCCCGCTGGGGAACTCCCGGCCGACGCCCCTCCTGGAGCCCGGTATCCAGAGCTGCCTGTCCCACTTCAGCTTCATCACGCACGGCTTCGGCTCGCCGGCCATCTGCGCCGCGCTCACCGCCCTGCAGAACTACCTGACCGAGGCCCTGAAGGGCCTGGACAAGATGTTCCTCAACAACCAGACCTCCAGCCGGCACACCCCGGCCGACGGGCCCGGCTCCAAGGGCGGCGATAAGGAGGAGAAGCACCGGAAATGA
- the tfap2b gene encoding transcription factor AP-2-beta isoform X6, giving the protein MLVHTYSATDRHDGVPGHSSRLSQLGSVSQGPYTSAPPLSHTPSSDFQPPYFPPPYQPLPYHQSQDPYSHVNDPYSLNALHQPQQHPWGSRQRQEVGGEGGSLLQQPRASLPQLSGLDPRRDYSSVRRPDVLLHSAPHALEAGMGDSLSLHGLAHGMEDTQAIDDASNSGINILDQSVIKKVPLAHKSVTSLMMSKDGLIGGVTVNVNEVFCSVPGRLSLLSSTSKYKVTVGEVQRRLSPPECLNASLLGGVLRRAKSKNGGRSLREKLEKIGLNLPAGRRKAANVTLLTSLVEGEAVHLARDFGYICETEFPTKAVSEYLNRQHTDPNEIHARKNMLLATKQLCKEFTDLLAQDRTPLGNSRPTPLLEPGIQSCLSHFSFITHGFGSPAICAALTALQNYLTEALKGLDKMFLNNQTSSRHTPADGPGSKGGDKEEKHRK; this is encoded by the exons ATGTTAGTACACACTTACTCAGCGACG GACCGCCATGACGGGGTACCGGGCCACAGCTCGAGACTGTCCCAGCTGGGTTCGGTGTCGCAGGGCCCGTACACCAGCGCCCCGCCGCTCTCACACACGCCTTCCTCGGATTTCCAGCCACCCTACTTCCCTCCGCCGTACCAGCCGCTCCCGTACCACCAGAGCCAGGACCCGTACTCCCACGTGAACGACCCGTACTCGCTGAACGCGCTGCACCAGCCGCAGCAGCACCCGTGGGGCTCGCGCCAGCGCCAGGAGGTCGGGGGGGAAGGCGGCTCTTTGCTGCAGCAGCCGCGAGCGTCGTTGCCTCAGCTTTCGGGGCTGGACCCGCGGCGGGACTACTCGTCCGTACGCCGACCGGATGTGTTACTGCACTCCGCGCCTCACGCGCTCGAGGCGGGGATGGGGGACAGTCTGTCGCTGCACGGTCTCGCGCACGGAATGGAGGACACGCAG GCTATAGACGACGCCAGCAACAGCGGTATCAACATCCTGGATCAATCAGTTATTAAAAAAG TCCCCCTCGCGCACAAGAGCGTGACTTCACTAATGATGAGCAAGGACGGCCTAATCGGTGGCGTCACTGTCAACGTCAACGAGGTCTTCTGCTCGGTACCGGGTCGCCTCTCACTCCTCAGCTCCACCTCCAAATACAAAGTGACGGTTGGAGAAGTCCAGCGACGTCTCTCTCCGCCCGAGTGCCTCAACGCCTCCCTACTCGGCGGGGTGCTCCGCAG AGCGAAGTCAAAGAACGGAGGCAGGTCTCTGAGAGAAAAGCTGGAGAAGATCGGGCTGAATCTGCCCGCAGGCAGACGCAAGGCAGCCAACGTCACTctgctgacgtcactggtggaAG GGGAGGCTGTTCATTTAGCCAGGGATTTTGGCTACATCTGTGAAACTGAATTTCCGACCAAGGCTGTATCCGAGTACCTCAACAGACAGCACACAGATCCCAACGAGATACACGCGCGGAAAAATATGCTCCTGGCTACAAA gCAGTTGTGTAAGGAGTTCACAGACCTGCTGGCACAGGACCGCACCCCGCTGGGGAACTCCCGGCCGACGCCCCTCCTGGAGCCCGGTATCCAGAGCTGCCTGTCCCACTTCAGCTTCATCACGCACGGCTTCGGCTCGCCGGCCATCTGCGCCGCGCTCACCGCCCTGCAGAACTACCTGACCGAGGCCCTGAAGGGCCTGGACAAGATGTTCCTCAACAACCAGACCTCCAGCCGGCACACCCCGGCCGACGGGCCCGGCTCCAAGGGCGGCGATAAGGAGGAGAAGCACCGGAAATGA
- the tfap2b gene encoding transcription factor AP-2-beta isoform X1 has protein sequence MLWKLVENVKYEDIYEDRHDGVPGHSSRLSQLGSVSQGPYTSAPPLSHTPSSDFQPPYFPPPYQPLPYHQSQDPYSHVNDPYSLNALHQPQQHPWGSRQRQEVGGEGGSLLQQPRASLPQLSGLDPRRDYSSVRRPDVLLHSAPHALEAGMGDSLSLHGLAHGMEDTQAIDDASNSGINILDQSVIKKGKLVSLSCIVPLAHKSVTSLMMSKDGLIGGVTVNVNEVFCSVPGRLSLLSSTSKYKVTVGEVQRRLSPPECLNASLLGGVLRRAKSKNGGRSLREKLEKIGLNLPAGRRKAANVTLLTSLVEGEAVHLARDFGYICETEFPTKAVSEYLNRQHTDPNEIHARKNMLLATKQLCKEFTDLLAQDRTPLGNSRPTPLLEPGIQSCLSHFSFITHGFGSPAICAALTALQNYLTEALKGLDKMFLNNQTSSRHTPADGPGSKGGDKEEKHRK, from the exons ATGCTGTGGAAGCTGGTGGAAAATGTCAAGTATGAAGACATTTACGAG GACCGCCATGACGGGGTACCGGGCCACAGCTCGAGACTGTCCCAGCTGGGTTCGGTGTCGCAGGGCCCGTACACCAGCGCCCCGCCGCTCTCACACACGCCTTCCTCGGATTTCCAGCCACCCTACTTCCCTCCGCCGTACCAGCCGCTCCCGTACCACCAGAGCCAGGACCCGTACTCCCACGTGAACGACCCGTACTCGCTGAACGCGCTGCACCAGCCGCAGCAGCACCCGTGGGGCTCGCGCCAGCGCCAGGAGGTCGGGGGGGAAGGCGGCTCTTTGCTGCAGCAGCCGCGAGCGTCGTTGCCTCAGCTTTCGGGGCTGGACCCGCGGCGGGACTACTCGTCCGTACGCCGACCGGATGTGTTACTGCACTCCGCGCCTCACGCGCTCGAGGCGGGGATGGGGGACAGTCTGTCGCTGCACGGTCTCGCGCACGGAATGGAGGACACGCAG GCTATAGACGACGCCAGCAACAGCGGTATCAACATCCTGGATCAATCAGTTATTAAAAAAGGTAAACTAG TTTCCCTCTCCTGCATAGTCCCCCTCGCGCACAAGAGCGTGACTTCACTAATGATGAGCAAGGACGGCCTAATCGGTGGCGTCACTGTCAACGTCAACGAGGTCTTCTGCTCGGTACCGGGTCGCCTCTCACTCCTCAGCTCCACCTCCAAATACAAAGTGACGGTTGGAGAAGTCCAGCGACGTCTCTCTCCGCCCGAGTGCCTCAACGCCTCCCTACTCGGCGGGGTGCTCCGCAG AGCGAAGTCAAAGAACGGAGGCAGGTCTCTGAGAGAAAAGCTGGAGAAGATCGGGCTGAATCTGCCCGCAGGCAGACGCAAGGCAGCCAACGTCACTctgctgacgtcactggtggaAG GGGAGGCTGTTCATTTAGCCAGGGATTTTGGCTACATCTGTGAAACTGAATTTCCGACCAAGGCTGTATCCGAGTACCTCAACAGACAGCACACAGATCCCAACGAGATACACGCGCGGAAAAATATGCTCCTGGCTACAAA gCAGTTGTGTAAGGAGTTCACAGACCTGCTGGCACAGGACCGCACCCCGCTGGGGAACTCCCGGCCGACGCCCCTCCTGGAGCCCGGTATCCAGAGCTGCCTGTCCCACTTCAGCTTCATCACGCACGGCTTCGGCTCGCCGGCCATCTGCGCCGCGCTCACCGCCCTGCAGAACTACCTGACCGAGGCCCTGAAGGGCCTGGACAAGATGTTCCTCAACAACCAGACCTCCAGCCGGCACACCCCGGCCGACGGGCCCGGCTCCAAGGGCGGCGATAAGGAGGAGAAGCACCGGAAATGA
- the tfap2b gene encoding transcription factor AP-2-beta isoform X5, which produces MLWKLVENVKYEDIYEDRHDGVPGHSSRLSQLGSVSQGPYTSAPPLSHTPSSDFQPPYFPPPYQPLPYHQSQDPYSHVNDPYSLNALHQPQQHPWGSRQRQEVGGEGGSLLQQPRASLPQLSGLDPRRDYSSVRRPDVLLHSAPHALEAGMGDSLSLHGLAHGMEDTQAIDDASNSGINILDQSVIKKVPLAHKSVTSLMMSKDGLIGGVTVNVNEVFCSVPGRLSLLSSTSKYKVTVGEVQRRLSPPECLNASLLGGVLRRAKSKNGGRSLREKLEKIGLNLPAGRRKAANVTLLTSLVEGEAVHLARDFGYICETEFPTKAVSEYLNRQHTDPNEIHARKNMLLATKQLCKEFTDLLAQDRTPLGNSRPTPLLEPGIQSCLSHFSFITHGFGSPAICAALTALQNYLTEALKGLDKMFLNNQTSSRHTPADGPGSKGGDKEEKHRK; this is translated from the exons ATGCTGTGGAAGCTGGTGGAAAATGTCAAGTATGAAGACATTTACGAG GACCGCCATGACGGGGTACCGGGCCACAGCTCGAGACTGTCCCAGCTGGGTTCGGTGTCGCAGGGCCCGTACACCAGCGCCCCGCCGCTCTCACACACGCCTTCCTCGGATTTCCAGCCACCCTACTTCCCTCCGCCGTACCAGCCGCTCCCGTACCACCAGAGCCAGGACCCGTACTCCCACGTGAACGACCCGTACTCGCTGAACGCGCTGCACCAGCCGCAGCAGCACCCGTGGGGCTCGCGCCAGCGCCAGGAGGTCGGGGGGGAAGGCGGCTCTTTGCTGCAGCAGCCGCGAGCGTCGTTGCCTCAGCTTTCGGGGCTGGACCCGCGGCGGGACTACTCGTCCGTACGCCGACCGGATGTGTTACTGCACTCCGCGCCTCACGCGCTCGAGGCGGGGATGGGGGACAGTCTGTCGCTGCACGGTCTCGCGCACGGAATGGAGGACACGCAG GCTATAGACGACGCCAGCAACAGCGGTATCAACATCCTGGATCAATCAGTTATTAAAAAAG TCCCCCTCGCGCACAAGAGCGTGACTTCACTAATGATGAGCAAGGACGGCCTAATCGGTGGCGTCACTGTCAACGTCAACGAGGTCTTCTGCTCGGTACCGGGTCGCCTCTCACTCCTCAGCTCCACCTCCAAATACAAAGTGACGGTTGGAGAAGTCCAGCGACGTCTCTCTCCGCCCGAGTGCCTCAACGCCTCCCTACTCGGCGGGGTGCTCCGCAG AGCGAAGTCAAAGAACGGAGGCAGGTCTCTGAGAGAAAAGCTGGAGAAGATCGGGCTGAATCTGCCCGCAGGCAGACGCAAGGCAGCCAACGTCACTctgctgacgtcactggtggaAG GGGAGGCTGTTCATTTAGCCAGGGATTTTGGCTACATCTGTGAAACTGAATTTCCGACCAAGGCTGTATCCGAGTACCTCAACAGACAGCACACAGATCCCAACGAGATACACGCGCGGAAAAATATGCTCCTGGCTACAAA gCAGTTGTGTAAGGAGTTCACAGACCTGCTGGCACAGGACCGCACCCCGCTGGGGAACTCCCGGCCGACGCCCCTCCTGGAGCCCGGTATCCAGAGCTGCCTGTCCCACTTCAGCTTCATCACGCACGGCTTCGGCTCGCCGGCCATCTGCGCCGCGCTCACCGCCCTGCAGAACTACCTGACCGAGGCCCTGAAGGGCCTGGACAAGATGTTCCTCAACAACCAGACCTCCAGCCGGCACACCCCGGCCGACGGGCCCGGCTCCAAGGGCGGCGATAAGGAGGAGAAGCACCGGAAATGA